From the genome of Cytobacillus firmus, one region includes:
- a CDS encoding YkvI family membrane protein, giving the protein MKTNWGAAFQIAAVYVGTVVGAGFATGREIVEFFSRFGFIGLIGILMSGYIFIFLGSKLMRISARIKAASYQELNEYLFGRFFGSAINILMLFMLLGVCAVMLSGAGAVFEEQIGISKTAGLFVTIGLTIITMIVGIRGLFAVNTFVVPMMIAFSFILLFISMKLPDFAEQVLYIPYAEDGWKAVVAPFSYTALNLTLAQAVLVPVASEINDDRTIKWGGYLGGAALTLILLSSHLTLMMLPNLEAYDIPMAAIVKTLASSFYWIFVFVIYGEIFTSVIGNVFGIERQVKKHFSVPSIIIVGFIFVVCYFISLINYGTLLSYLYPLFGYVSLTFIILLWMKPFDDDSKGKKA; this is encoded by the coding sequence GTGAAGACGAATTGGGGGGCAGCTTTCCAGATCGCTGCCGTTTATGTGGGAACCGTGGTGGGAGCGGGCTTTGCCACTGGCAGGGAGATTGTAGAGTTTTTTTCCCGATTTGGTTTTATCGGTTTAATTGGGATACTGATGAGCGGTTATATCTTTATTTTTCTCGGCTCCAAATTAATGAGAATCTCTGCACGTATAAAGGCAGCATCCTATCAGGAATTAAATGAATATTTATTTGGAAGATTTTTCGGGTCTGCCATTAATATATTGATGCTGTTTATGCTCCTTGGCGTATGCGCAGTTATGCTGTCAGGTGCAGGAGCCGTGTTTGAGGAACAGATTGGCATCAGCAAGACTGCAGGATTGTTCGTAACGATAGGGTTAACAATCATTACAATGATAGTGGGTATCCGCGGATTATTTGCTGTTAATACATTTGTTGTTCCGATGATGATTGCATTTAGCTTTATTTTATTGTTTATAAGCATGAAGCTTCCTGATTTTGCAGAACAGGTTCTGTATATACCCTATGCCGAAGATGGATGGAAGGCGGTTGTGGCTCCGTTTTCTTATACTGCCCTGAATTTAACATTGGCGCAGGCAGTCCTGGTGCCTGTGGCTTCTGAAATAAATGATGACCGGACAATTAAATGGGGAGGGTATCTTGGGGGAGCTGCGCTGACACTCATCCTGCTTTCCAGCCATTTAACACTGATGATGCTGCCGAATCTGGAAGCATATGATATCCCGATGGCCGCTATTGTAAAGACATTGGCATCATCGTTCTATTGGATTTTTGTGTTTGTCATCTATGGGGAGATTTTCACATCTGTTATTGGGAATGTGTTTGGCATTGAGAGACAGGTGAAAAAACACTTTTCCGTACCAAGTATTATTATTGTGGGCTTTATCTTTGTCGTTTGTTACTTTATCAGTTTAATCAATTACGGGACATTGCTATCCTACTTATATCCGCTATTTGGATATGTAAGTCTGACCTTTATTATTCTTCTTTGGATGAAGCCGTTTGATGATGACAGCAAGGGGAAAAAAGCCTGA
- a CDS encoding CPBP family intramembrane glutamic endopeptidase yields the protein MKNIAADVRFIGGLVLAHLLMYFTFQDKSIFWYIFSASLLLLISYSIIMEEVEDKASFGTYITYGTLSGFLLYGLFWTGYSLFDLLNLPLVNQVEQLYGRFSPSFIWHYIVLILIIVPGEEVFWRGFVQKRLMKHTTVKVSIIISSLLYTSVHFYSGYWMLAFAALIAGIFWGWLYAWKRSIPLVIVSHLIFDLLLFVLLPFN from the coding sequence TTGAAAAATATTGCTGCAGATGTCCGTTTTATTGGCGGGCTGGTACTCGCACATCTGCTTATGTATTTTACATTTCAGGATAAATCAATTTTTTGGTATATCTTTTCTGCCTCTTTACTGCTCCTAATCAGTTACTCCATCATAATGGAGGAAGTGGAAGACAAGGCTTCTTTTGGAACATACATTACCTATGGAACTCTTTCAGGTTTTCTTTTATACGGACTATTTTGGACGGGATACAGTTTATTTGATTTGCTCAACCTCCCTTTAGTGAATCAGGTTGAACAATTATACGGCCGATTTTCACCTTCGTTTATTTGGCACTATATTGTGCTTATATTAATCATAGTTCCAGGAGAAGAGGTGTTTTGGAGAGGGTTCGTTCAAAAAAGATTAATGAAACATACAACTGTTAAAGTAAGCATCATTATATCTTCTCTCCTATATACTTCTGTCCATTTTTATTCAGGATACTGGATGCTCGCTTTTGCAGCATTAATCGCAGGTATCTTCTGGGGATGGCTATATGCCTGGAAAAGAAGCATCCCCTTAGTAATCGTCTCCCATCTTATTTTTGACTTGTTATTATTCGTTCTGCTCCCATTTAATTAG
- a CDS encoding ABC transporter ATP-binding protein → MTTDLLFAIRELRVNNILNVNHLDIKKDKVTCITGESGAGKSTLLKTLNKMITPDSGEIFYKGTPLKEIDSVQHRRKVIMLSQAPLIFPGTIKENLIMGYKLNGKKPCDDEILKQALHNMQMTKELHDDAGTLSGGEKQRLALARILLLKADVYLLDEPTSALDEDTEMMILEYFIREIKKKQASLLMITHSNTVNEQFAEERIYLSQSNGQ, encoded by the coding sequence ATGACAACAGATTTGCTGTTCGCCATTAGAGAATTAAGAGTTAATAACATTCTAAATGTGAATCATCTTGACATAAAAAAAGATAAAGTAACCTGCATCACCGGAGAGAGCGGTGCTGGAAAATCAACTCTTTTGAAGACCCTGAACAAAATGATTACCCCCGATTCAGGTGAAATATTTTATAAAGGCACTCCGCTGAAAGAAATCGATTCTGTCCAGCATAGGAGAAAAGTAATCATGCTATCACAGGCTCCATTAATTTTTCCGGGCACAATAAAAGAGAACCTGATTATGGGTTATAAGCTTAACGGAAAGAAACCTTGTGATGATGAAATACTTAAACAGGCTCTACATAATATGCAGATGACTAAGGAGCTTCATGATGATGCAGGAACTCTTTCAGGCGGGGAGAAACAGCGCCTGGCATTAGCAAGGATCCTGCTCCTTAAAGCAGATGTTTATCTTCTGGATGAGCCGACTTCTGCACTTGACGAAGACACTGAGATGATGATTTTGGAGTATTTTATACGTGAAATCAAAAAGAAACAAGCTTCCTTACTCATGATAACCCACTCCAATACAGTCAATGAACAATTCGCAGAAGAAAGAATATATTTATCGCAGTCTAACGGGCAGTAA
- a CDS encoding DUF6254 family protein, translated as MTKSKREKERAWTVRKQDQHPHGKVKSLKELSGEKE; from the coding sequence ATGACGAAATCAAAAAGAGAAAAAGAGCGTGCCTGGACAGTTAGAAAGCAGGATCAGCATCCACATGGAAAAGTGAAGTCCTTAAAAGAGCTGTCTGGGGAGAAAGAATAA
- a CDS encoding cbb3-type cytochrome c oxidase subunit I: MGITMIKISSVYFAVGILLGYYMSSTHSYLLGPVHVHINLLGWTSLTLAGILYYLFPALAEGKAGKWHFWLHNIGLPIMMLSLSLVLVTENNAFLPGTAVGATITAVGILIFVWNILKNLKAQ; encoded by the coding sequence ATGGGCATTACTATGATTAAGATTTCATCCGTATACTTTGCTGTGGGGATATTGCTGGGGTATTATATGTCGAGTACTCATTCTTACCTGTTAGGTCCTGTTCATGTCCATATTAATTTACTCGGGTGGACGTCCTTGACTCTGGCAGGAATTCTATACTACTTGTTTCCTGCTCTTGCAGAAGGGAAAGCCGGGAAATGGCATTTTTGGCTTCATAATATCGGCCTGCCAATCATGATGCTGTCACTGTCCCTAGTCCTGGTTACAGAAAATAATGCTTTTCTTCCTGGTACTGCTGTTGGAGCTACAATTACAGCTGTCGGCATTTTAATTTTCGTATGGAACATTCTGAAGAATTTAAAGGCACAATAG
- a CDS encoding SDR family NAD(P)-dependent oxidoreductase, with the protein MSDFKGKTVIVTGGASGIGKSIAESFARKEANVVIADIDEMKGKKLEEHFNQLGMNSLFIKTDVKNETEIKELITKSFEAFGAIDILINNAGISKFHSFFDLSVEMWEEVINTNLRSVFLCSREGAKLMKQGSCIINLSSTRAVMSESGTEAYSASKGGIASITHAMASTLAEKGIRVNCISPGWIETGDYEGLREIDHKQHFSNRVGKPGDIARTCLFLAHPENDFITGENITVDGGMTRKMMYEE; encoded by the coding sequence ATGAGCGATTTTAAAGGAAAAACAGTCATTGTTACAGGAGGAGCCAGCGGAATAGGCAAGAGTATTGCCGAGTCATTCGCGAGGAAGGAGGCCAATGTTGTTATTGCCGACATTGATGAAATGAAGGGAAAAAAATTAGAAGAACATTTCAACCAACTGGGCATGAACAGCCTGTTCATTAAAACAGATGTTAAGAATGAAACGGAAATTAAGGAACTAATCACAAAATCATTTGAGGCGTTTGGTGCTATAGATATCCTGATAAATAATGCAGGCATATCAAAGTTTCATTCGTTCTTTGATTTGAGTGTGGAAATGTGGGAGGAAGTAATCAATACGAATCTTCGGAGTGTATTCCTGTGCAGCAGGGAGGGTGCCAAATTGATGAAGCAAGGTTCCTGTATTATCAATCTTTCATCTACGAGAGCGGTAATGTCAGAAAGCGGAACAGAAGCATACTCAGCTTCAAAAGGAGGAATTGCGTCAATTACCCACGCGATGGCCAGTACCCTCGCTGAAAAGGGGATCAGGGTTAATTGCATAAGCCCCGGCTGGATTGAAACAGGAGATTATGAAGGTCTCAGAGAGATTGACCATAAACAGCATTTTTCCAACAGAGTTGGAAAACCCGGCGACATTGCAAGGACCTGCCTATTTTTAGCCCATCCGGAGAACGACTTTATAACAGGTGAAAATATTACAGTGGATGGAGGCATGACGAGGAAAATGATGTATGAAGAATAA
- a CDS encoding YkvS family protein, whose translation MKKAEVGNIIEFRDGLQGIVEKVNENSVIVDLTYMDNYRDLELDQRTVVNHKNYKVVRESAV comes from the coding sequence TTGAAGAAAGCAGAGGTTGGAAATATAATTGAATTCCGTGATGGGCTACAGGGAATTGTAGAAAAAGTAAATGAGAATTCTGTTATTGTAGATTTAACGTACATGGATAACTACCGGGATCTTGAATTAGATCAGAGAACAGTTGTTAATCATAAAAATTATAAGGTTGTCAGAGAATCAGCAGTATAA